The Coraliomargarita parva region GCCTGTGAATTGTTTTAATGCTTCGTTGGGGCATTTTTCTTACATGCGCCTGTATACTCTATTTCTTTGTCTTGTTTGTTCTGTTCTCTGGGCAGGATCGCTTTCCGCGAAAATACTCCAGCCGGAGGACCGTATTGTCTTCATTGGCGATAGTATCACCGGTCAGGGGGGCGGGAATGAACACGGCTGGGTTTGGTTGATTCGTGATGCCCTGAAAGCGGTTGATGCCAGCAATGCGCAGACGATCATACCGCTGGGGGGCAGCGGACACACCGTGGGTTCCTGGCGAAATATCGAGAAGAACAGTCGGGAAAAGAAAACGGGCACACTTGATGTCAAAAAATACCAGGTTGGCGTCGAGTTGGACAAGCATGCCGATGTCGTTGTTATTATGTTAGGGATGAACGATGTGCTTTCCACACACCTAGCTAATACTGATGCGGGGATTGAGAAGTGGAAAGCGCAGTATCGGGGCCTGCTTCAAGCCGTGCGGGAACGGAGTTCGCCGCGGGTGATGGCCTTGGCCACCCCGACGCCTTGCACTGAAGATACGAATTCACCGAAGAACCTGGCGATGGACCGGATGGTTGTAGCTCTGAAGGCTTTGGCTGAGGAAGAGGATTGTCTCATTCTTCCGACCCGGGAAACCGCATGGGAGGTACTGGCCGCCGGGCGACGTCTAAAGCCGGACTTTCATTTCTCGCATGACCAGGTGCATCCAAACCGATATGGACATCCTATGATCGCGGCAGGCATGTTGCGCGGTTTCGGTGAGGCCGAGGCGGCGACATTGATGCTGGAAAAGGCTGTTCCGGCGGATTCGTCCGGAATTTCCTACGAACTTGAGCCAAAATTGTCCGATGTATTGACGGATGAGGCTGTCTTCGAGTTGACGGTATACGCTCAAAATGGTGTCGCCCGAGTGGAGCTTCCGGATGGCTGGCGATGCGATCTTTTGGCATCGTCCAAGGATGTGTACCGTTTCGAACTGACCGCGCGACTCGCGAAGCGCGTCAACCCATTTGAGATCCGCTCGGGGGAAGAAACATGCGAGGTGTCGATTCCTGCGCCTTGGCTTTTGGCGACGGCGAACAAGGGATGGTTTGGGTGGAGCCAAGGAGTCTATGACCCGAACAAGGGCGCACTGGATTCCGACATGGCTGTGCGGACGGGCGAGGGGCTGGATCTGCTTTTGACGAATGGAGAAATTGAGCCGGGGAAGCCGCTCAAGTGGGATCGATTTATCGGCAATGTGAACTATGGCGGGAACGGGGATCCCGCAGTCGTCGACTTCGCTCAAGTCACTTACTTCCGCCCTGGAGAAATCGGCTATGGACTGCGTTGGATTTATAGCGAGCATGCCCGTCCGGTTCGATTGACGGTTTCCCGTCCCGGCTTCGCGGGTGTCAGTTACTCGCAGGTTTGGCTTAACGGAGACAGTATTTATTCGGGCGATACAAGCAAAGCCCGAGGACAGCTTTTCGAGTCATCGGTACGGAAAGGGTGGAATCTACTCTCCTTCAAGACTAATTTCTCTCAATGGCAATGGCAGCTTGAGGTTGGTATGATTGGTCTGGAGGGTGATGACTTGAATGATCTAAGCTACAGTATCGTTCCGAAAAATCTTCCGACGACTGCCAGGATGGCGCTCGATCTCGGGAGTGAGTGATCTGTCTGCAGACTGGTTGGTTCTTAAGCGGCAGCGATGTAAACCGATGCATAAGCTCCCCGAAGGTATCATTCCTTCGGGGAGCTGGTTCACACTCTAAAGCAGATCGAGCGACAGATTGTCGATTCGCAGGTAGAGATCCGGATTGCCGGTCTGCCGGGCGTCCTGATAGAAGCGAATGCTGAAGCCGGTAAGCTTGCCTACTTCAAAGCTGCCCTCGGGGCGCGGTGCCGGTTCTGTCGGCTCCACCAGCGTGATGGTGTAATCGGTTTGGAAATGGCTGAAGCTATGGAGGTCGTTGGTTGAGCTTATGGTGCCGCCCCCATATTCCCAGCGATCGTTTCCGCCACTGTCCTTGTTGTCGTTGTCACTGTGAATCAGGAACTTTACATAGCGATCGTCCGTGAAGTTGCTGGCGTAGTCGAAACCCAGACGCAAGGTGTAGGTCCCTGCCGGCAAGGTGTTGAGTGAGGCGACAACCTCTTCGAAGTTATCCGGGCCATGGGCATTGCCCGGGGCATAATTATAGCCGGCAAGCGTTTCAAATTCAATGAAACCGCCTTGGGCTGCGGCATTGCCGCTATTGCTGTCGCTTATGGTGAACTGGCCGGTCGTAGTGGTTCCCGTGCCGAATTCCAACCAGTCGAAGAAGTTGACAGGTGTGATGGGGTCCATGTCGATGGAGACATTCAATTGCGGGTCCCAGCTGTTGATGTAGAGTTTAGAGAACTCTATGATGCTGGATTCTGTCGCTCCCTCTGTCGCGCCATCCTCAATTTCGTTTTCCACCAGCGTTCCGATGTTGTCCGTGACCGGTTTCCAAAAGGTTGTTTGCACGGCTCCGGTATCGATGTGAAAGGCGGTATCTAAATCATAAGCGGTACATTTGTCGAAGACGATGCCCTGTAAACCAGCGGGGCCCACATGGTCTCCCCATCCGATTCCAATTGCAAAATAGCCTTCCCCGTAAACACCGTATTTGTTCGATCCGGTTTGGTTAGGACGTATTGTATCGATCGCATTATTGCGCACCACGACATCCCAGAACCCGTTGCCAATAATACTTTCGCTCGAGGAGGGTACCACTTGTACGCAGCTCAATTGGACCGGATATACTCCGTTTGTATTGAGCTGCTCATTGTTATCGAGCAGTACGTTACGGAAGACATTGAAGCGGGAGTGGGGCGTGTCGAATAAACGTTGATCGGATCGAAGGTTGATTTCGAAACAGTTGATCAGGTCGTTGTCGACAATCGCCACATCGGTCATGCTGCAGCTGTAGAGCATGATCGTACGCTTGCAGTCGTTGAAGGTATTGCCTGCGATCAACCAGTTTGTGTCGAGTCTTGTGATGGTGTAGGCCGAGGTACTGGTTGGTGTCACCTCCCAGGCGGGGGATACGGTAATGGTATCGGATGTGTTTGAACTGATTTGACGCCACTGTCCGGCTCCGGGACCCGAAATAATGACCGCATAAGCTCCGGCATCCGAGAGTTCGTCTGTTATCCAGCTTTCGCTCGTATCACTTATAGTGGTTGATGTGGCAGATGTGAGATAACCAGCCCCAAAGCGTGGGATGTATTGATTCAGTATTGTTTCACTATCGTTGCCGTCCGGTATCGGACCTTCTCCTAGCTTTATAAATTCACTATCCAGAATGGAGAGATAATCACAGTTCGAGACTTCCCAGCCGCCGTATCCGAGCAAAACACCGTCGGTTTCGACTGTGCGCGCGAAGGTGCAAGCGTCGATTTGCATGTTGTTACAGCTGCCTGCCTCCAGTCGTCCGTCCGACCATTGGACGTAATTGTTTTGGAACAGGATATTTTGAGATTCCAGGCATTCATAGACGCCTTTCTTATCGATGGCTCGGGTGATCAATTCGCTGTCTTTAACGAGCAAGTGTGTTTTGATGCCCCGGACATCAAGTCCTGTTCCGGCTTCATGATCCACCCTTGCACGTACGAAAAACACTGGGCCGGAATTGGCTTGGAAGCTGTGCATCCGTACGCGTCCACCGGTGACAGTCAACTCCATGATTCCATTGTAGAATGTGGTTCCCAGGGTGCTGTGGACGATGTAAGGCGCAATATTTCCGACGAGGGTCGTATTCTCCATCCCGGCTCCACGAAGCACGACATTTTGTTTGGGTCTTAAATCGGAACCAAGCAAATAGGTGCCGGCTGGCAGATAAACGCAGCCGCCGCCTGCGGCTGTGGCTTTATCACAGGCCGCTTGTATCGCGGCACTGTCATCCGTGATGCCATCGCCCGCGGCATAGCTGGTCAGTCGTGGGTCACTGGTCACATCGTAGACGTTTGTGCCGGCAAAGGCAAAGTCATCTGCCCAGGGCACGCCCAGGTTGAGTGCATCGACCGGAGTGGGAATGCAGCTCAATGTCGGACCGTCGGATTCTCCATAGCTCTCTCCATAGCCATTGCTGACTATTAGCTTGTAGTCTTTTCCCGGTTCGAGCGACGAGGGGGCAGTCACATAGGCCAAATTCGCGCGGTTCTGGTCACTCACAATCCCGGCAGTCCGGGTGAGGCTTGCCGTGTCTTCGAACCAGACCTGAGGCGTCGCTCCGTCCAGGTCCAAGTTCCAACCGGAGATTCGAAACGAACGGTTCGGATCAATCTCTGTACCTGCCAGATCCAGGATTTGCCAAGGCTCGGCCTTGTTAATCCAGACTGGATCGCTCTGGTCGGACCCGCATTGGACGGTGACAGCATAGAGCCCTTCATTCAGAGAAAACGGGATGCGGACATGAATGAAACTCTCTGAGTAAGAGAGCACTTCGGGCATGCGTATTTCGGTCGTCGGGGCATCGCTGTCACCGGTGATTTCATCAATCCAGACTTCCGGCAAATCACTGCCTTGGATAAAGTCGGCTCCTTGCAGGATGATGACATCTCCGGGTAATGCATGTTTGGTATGTGTGAATACCAGTGGTGTACTGGCCAGCAGGGCGATGGGGCTGGCTGCGCACAAGACCAATGGGGGCAGTGCACGCCGAAACAGCCCGAATCTATTCGGTTTTGTTTTTTGCATGTGAGGTAGATATGGGGTGAAGTGGGATGCGCAAGCGGCACATCCGCAGAGATTTTGAATCTACAAAACAGACGATGAAAGTAGAGCTATACGCTTGGTATACGCTTCTTTAAAGGCAGTCCTAAGCACCGATTGATCTCTTTATCAAACTGGTGTGGCGTAGGAGTCCCTGGCGTCTATTTGAAGCCTATTATGGAAGTAAATACAGATTGTGCATCTCCAGAAGTCCTTCACGCTCAACGTAAAATTTACTTTGCCCCTGTAGTTTGCGAGAGCTAGCTTTTTGAAGATTTTTATCACTACTTAGAAATATGAGCCACAATACGACCTCGGAGAAATCGTTTTCCCAGCCGAACAACAGTATCATTGCTGGCATCGAATGCTTGCAGTGGTTGGCTTCATCGGCGCGCCCCTTGGGGAACGCGGAAGTGGCGCGAGTCATGGGCATCGATCGTAACCGGGCGAATCGTATTTTAAAGACTCTGGTGATGATGGGGATTGCCCGTCAAACGGCGGACCGGAAATTTTCCGTGGGGAGTGGTTTTCATGTCTTGGCGGCACAGAGTCTCTACGCCTCGGGCATTTTGCGGCCAGCTCTTCCGGTGCTTGAATCTTTGAATCGTTACAAGTGTATTGTGGCCTATGGGGTTCTATGGAAGGATATGGTCAGTTACCTTTACTATCATTTTCCCGGTAGCGATATCGTGCAGGCGATCGGTTTTAAACAGCCTGTACCCGCACTGGATTCAAGTATTGGCCGTGTACTTCTGGCTGAACTGGACGACACCCAGGTCGATGCGCTTTATGGAAAGCGGGATCTGAGCGGGTACGGTGGGTTGAAAGGCTTGAAAGATGAGTTACATCAAATCCGGATTGAAGGCTTCAGTCGTCACGCGTATCATGGAAAACCGGATAAGATTACCGAAGCCTATCCGATTCGCCAGGAAGGTAAGGTGGTGGCGGCAGTTGCCTTAGCTAATTTTCCTGAAGGAAGTAATGGCCGCAAGCAACTCAGTGCGCTGAAACGTTCCTGCTTGGAGATTGAGGCTGCGCTGGTTGAACGGCATGAATCTCTGCATGAGCCAGAGGAGGCATGGCATCCTCTGGGAGTGGTTTGAACACGGGTCTAGTTGATCTATTTTCTCCGCCGTCTGATGGCTGCGAGTGATAAGCAGAGTCCCGCCAGAATACTTGCGTAGGTCGCTGGTTCAGGAACAGAAACAGCAACCGCTTCCTCATAGGTGGTGGCAATTCTCAATTCGTCAAAGTTCCAATTTGTGCTCCCTAAGGCTTGTCGAATAGTGATCGAGTCGACCGCATCCCAACTACTGTCCAGCTGGTTCCCGCTTTCGGTAATGGTTGGTGTGCCTTCGGTAGTCGATGTGGGATTGATGAAGACCGAAGTTAATCCGCTTTCGATCTTCATGACGACAAAGTAAACGTCATCGACGACTGAGGTGGGGCCATCGGTTGTGTTGCTGCTATTGGCGTAGCGTGCCTGCCACTGCCAGTCAACCGGATCAAGACCGGTGTTTTGTCGGTTTATGACACCATAAGTCGTATCGCCAGCGCCTTCACCCACCGTGACTTGAAAAAAGCCGGGGTTGGTCCCATCGGATTCAGCCGAAGTATCTCCGGTGCGTGTTTGCCAAAGGAAACTGACGTAGAGTGCGTTGCCGGAGCCAGCGCTCAAATCGACGCCCGTTGACCATGAGCGGTCAATGGACATGGAGCTGTTGGTATAGGTGGAAAACAGTGACCGTGTGCCACCATCTATTTGGATGGCTCCGCTGTTATAATCAATATTTCGAGCACCGCTCACAAATCCAGTATTTGTTTGTGTCGTTGCAAAACTGTCCGTCCAGCCGGTGCCTCCATTACTGGACGTCAAAGTCTCGAATGTGCTGGAAGTGTCGTAGTCTTCGAAGCCGTCATAGGCGAGGAGTACGGCCTGAGCCGAATTGAGTCCAAGGAGTAGTGTGGAGCTGGAGATCAGTGCTGTGGTAACGATTTTCATGAGGTTTTATATTTCGAGTCGATTAGAACGTCTCTTATATAGAGATAGGAGGTGGCAGTTTGTCAAGTTTTTGTCGTGCGAGTCACACTCTTTTTCAGGCTGCAACAAAGGTCTGACAGTCTGCCGGCAGAGCTACTGTGAGTGGGGCAGTCGGATGCAATAGCTGTATATAGTAAAGCCGCCTCCTCTTGAGATCTGGGAGTGCGAGAAGCAGGGGCCTCTTGGAGTATGACCTGATTCGAGTCTCCGGATCAGTGCACAAAAAAATGAGCAAGGAAGACTTGCTCATTCAATACATTCAGAGGCAACTTCAGTTGCGGATCGCTAGCTGGAGGCGCGGCGTCGGTTGATTACGAGGCCCAATGATAGCAGGCCGAGCACTGCGGCAAAGCTACTGACTTCCGGTACCACGATGACGTCGGCAAAGCTTGTTCCGATGCGGATTTCATCGATATTCCAATTGGATGCGCCCACGGCCTGCCGGAAGCTGATTGTATCCACCGAGTCCCAATTGGTGCCGGTGAGTTGAACACCGGTCTGAGTGACTGTGGGACTGCCTTCCGAATTACTGTTTGGATTGAGGTAGAGTGAAATGCTACCGCTCTCGAGTTTCATCACGACCATGTAAACCTGATCGGAAGTGGAGCTTGGGCCGGTGTTGGCAACGTTGTTGTAGCGTGCCTGCCAATAATGATCGTCCGTGACAAAGCGGTTAATGACCCCATAAAAATAGGTATTGGTACTCGTGCTTTCGCTGAAAATAACTTGAAAGAAACTATTAGTGGTTCCATCGCCGGCTGGTCGACTTTCGCCGGTGCGGGTCTGCCAGAGAAAGCTGACATAGAGTGCGTTTCCAGATCCTTGAGTGAGATCCACGCCACCGCTCCAAGTTCGATTCAAATAATAGTTACTGTTGTCTCCAGTTGAGTAGTAGCTGGTATTACCGCCGTCCACGTTGATTGAACCATTGCTGTAGTCGATATTCCTGGTGGCAGAAGGAAAACCGCCTCCTGTAGAAGTGACGGAAAAGGCAGAGGACCAACCGGTGCCTCCGTTTGTGCTGGTCATGCCCGCCAATCCGTCTCCGGGATTATAGTCTTCAAAGCCTTCATAGGCAATAAGTTCGGCGTGACTGCTTTGGTAGGTGGACAAAAAAAGACATGCGGAAGCCGCCGTCAGTGTGCTGACATGTTTAAAAATAGACATTGTAAAGGCTACGTAGAATCGAAGACGGGGAATGGAGCATTTACTGTAGTAAATGCCACACTAGTGTCTGATTCAAGCCGTTCGATGTCCAGACTTTTGCTCAAGTTTCAGGACCAGGAATGCATCTGTTT contains the following coding sequences:
- a CDS encoding SGNH/GDSL hydrolase family protein, with translation MRLYTLFLCLVCSVLWAGSLSAKILQPEDRIVFIGDSITGQGGGNEHGWVWLIRDALKAVDASNAQTIIPLGGSGHTVGSWRNIEKNSREKKTGTLDVKKYQVGVELDKHADVVVIMLGMNDVLSTHLANTDAGIEKWKAQYRGLLQAVRERSSPRVMALATPTPCTEDTNSPKNLAMDRMVVALKALAEEEDCLILPTRETAWEVLAAGRRLKPDFHFSHDQVHPNRYGHPMIAAGMLRGFGEAEAATLMLEKAVPADSSGISYELEPKLSDVLTDEAVFELTVYAQNGVARVELPDGWRCDLLASSKDVYRFELTARLAKRVNPFEIRSGEETCEVSIPAPWLLATANKGWFGWSQGVYDPNKGALDSDMAVRTGEGLDLLLTNGEIEPGKPLKWDRFIGNVNYGGNGDPAVVDFAQVTYFRPGEIGYGLRWIYSEHARPVRLTVSRPGFAGVSYSQVWLNGDSIYSGDTSKARGQLFESSVRKGWNLLSFKTNFSQWQWQLEVGMIGLEGDDLNDLSYSIVPKNLPTTARMALDLGSE
- a CDS encoding glycosyl hydrolase family 28-related protein, with the translated sequence MQKTKPNRFGLFRRALPPLVLCAASPIALLASTPLVFTHTKHALPGDVIILQGADFIQGSDLPEVWIDEITGDSDAPTTEIRMPEVLSYSESFIHVRIPFSLNEGLYAVTVQCGSDQSDPVWINKAEPWQILDLAGTEIDPNRSFRISGWNLDLDGATPQVWFEDTASLTRTAGIVSDQNRANLAYVTAPSSLEPGKDYKLIVSNGYGESYGESDGPTLSCIPTPVDALNLGVPWADDFAFAGTNVYDVTSDPRLTSYAAGDGITDDSAAIQAACDKATAAGGGCVYLPAGTYLLGSDLRPKQNVVLRGAGMENTTLVGNIAPYIVHSTLGTTFYNGIMELTVTGGRVRMHSFQANSGPVFFVRARVDHEAGTGLDVRGIKTHLLVKDSELITRAIDKKGVYECLESQNILFQNNYVQWSDGRLEAGSCNNMQIDACTFARTVETDGVLLGYGGWEVSNCDYLSILDSEFIKLGEGPIPDGNDSETILNQYIPRFGAGYLTSATSTTISDTSESWITDELSDAGAYAVIISGPGAGQWRQISSNTSDTITVSPAWEVTPTSTSAYTITRLDTNWLIAGNTFNDCKRTIMLYSCSMTDVAIVDNDLINCFEINLRSDQRLFDTPHSRFNVFRNVLLDNNEQLNTNGVYPVQLSCVQVVPSSSESIIGNGFWDVVVRNNAIDTIRPNQTGSNKYGVYGEGYFAIGIGWGDHVGPAGLQGIVFDKCTAYDLDTAFHIDTGAVQTTFWKPVTDNIGTLVENEIEDGATEGATESSIIEFSKLYINSWDPQLNVSIDMDPITPVNFFDWLEFGTGTTTTGQFTISDSNSGNAAAQGGFIEFETLAGYNYAPGNAHGPDNFEEVVASLNTLPAGTYTLRLGFDYASNFTDDRYVKFLIHSDNDNKDSGGNDRWEYGGGTISSTNDLHSFSHFQTDYTITLVEPTEPAPRPEGSFEVGKLTGFSIRFYQDARQTGNPDLYLRIDNLSLDLL
- a CDS encoding PEP-CTERM sorting domain-containing protein, whose amino-acid sequence is MKIVTTALISSSTLLLGLNSAQAVLLAYDGFEDYDTSSTFETLTSSNGGTGWTDSFATTQTNTGFVSGARNIDYNSGAIQIDGGTRSLFSTYTNSSMSIDRSWSTGVDLSAGSGNALYVSFLWQTRTGDTSAESDGTNPGFFQVTVGEGAGDTTYGVINRQNTGLDPVDWQWQARYANSSNTTDGPTSVVDDVYFVVMKIESGLTSVFINPTSTTEGTPTITESGNQLDSSWDAVDSITIRQALGSTNWNFDELRIATTYEEAVAVSVPEPATYASILAGLCLSLAAIRRRRK
- a CDS encoding IclR family transcriptional regulator, with product MSHNTTSEKSFSQPNNSIIAGIECLQWLASSARPLGNAEVARVMGIDRNRANRILKTLVMMGIARQTADRKFSVGSGFHVLAAQSLYASGILRPALPVLESLNRYKCIVAYGVLWKDMVSYLYYHFPGSDIVQAIGFKQPVPALDSSIGRVLLAELDDTQVDALYGKRDLSGYGGLKGLKDELHQIRIEGFSRHAYHGKPDKITEAYPIRQEGKVVAAVALANFPEGSNGRKQLSALKRSCLEIEAALVERHESLHEPEEAWHPLGVV